Proteins encoded by one window of Sphingomonas ginkgonis:
- a CDS encoding M16 family metallopeptidase, translating into MNLRLTASMLAIAGGLLATVPATRAAEAPAWVSAAGLTPDASIRTGVLANGMRYAIRRNTTPAHNASVRLLIDTGSLNETEEQRGLAHFIEHMVFNGSKDVPEGEFVQRLQRHGLRFGADTNATTDFEHTIYKLDLPETDADTVDTALFLLRQVADKALFDAKSLERERGVVLAEERTRAGPQLNQLVNQLDFLYPGQPIGQRLPIGLTQVIQGAPRERLKAFYDAYYRPERATLVIVGDFDVDQIEAKIRQQFGDWKGEGAAGANGSRGTVATRAGDARVFVGTGLSTAVSISWVRPPDLDADSRPERVRNSLSALALQILNRRIERLAALGEKAPLIAGGAGRSQPADIGDTTQLSAITRPGEWQKGLAAIEQEQRRLLTFGVTQAEIDRELGERRAALAASVAGADTRFSSGIADTIIAAVGDKVVTLSPADQLALFDEVARQATPATVLAAVKPLFTGSGPLLYLSSPTPVMGVTGKPPLVRSGASALQAAFVESQAVAVRPTVFAAARPWPYTSFGVPGRVLEQRVLGDTGATAVRFANGVRLIVKPTAFAKDQILVQARLGGGKRALDPAAVNPEWAIEGGAVILGGTGKLSYEQMQQTLAGKIAGASLAVDDDRFVLAGRTTPADLPTQMQLLAANIADPGWRPTGWDRYRGLAPAIQAQLASSPGGVMGRDAQALLHSGDRRWALPSLDQMSVSNISQARALLAPAFAAAPIEVVMVGDVTVTDAIRATRATFGALPRRRGEAQAHGPDPLFPKPGEVTLTHQGRKDQAAALVAWPTVGFYGNSRDARTLNLLAEIIQLRLTQKVREEQGIAYSPSASHAPSEVWDRYGVFSAAIEAPPATLAGFVDTVRGIVTDLRTRPVEADELQRAQKPLLEGVARTRLTNAYWLTNLAGAADDPRVLPKIDSQVAGYRSITPAMLQAAAQTYLDTGRAFVIKAVPAKP; encoded by the coding sequence ATGAATCTGCGCCTGACCGCCTCGATGCTCGCCATTGCGGGCGGACTGCTTGCCACCGTTCCCGCCACCCGCGCCGCCGAGGCGCCGGCCTGGGTCTCCGCGGCCGGACTCACCCCCGACGCGAGCATCCGCACCGGCGTGCTCGCCAACGGCATGCGCTACGCCATCCGCCGCAACACGACGCCGGCGCACAACGCCTCGGTGCGGCTGCTGATCGACACCGGATCGCTCAACGAGACGGAGGAGCAGCGCGGCCTCGCCCACTTCATCGAGCACATGGTCTTCAACGGCAGCAAGGACGTCCCCGAGGGGGAGTTCGTGCAGCGGCTCCAGCGCCACGGGCTCCGCTTCGGGGCGGACACCAACGCGACCACCGATTTCGAGCACACCATCTACAAGCTCGACCTACCCGAAACCGATGCGGACACAGTCGATACCGCGCTGTTCCTCCTTCGCCAGGTCGCCGACAAGGCGCTGTTTGACGCCAAGTCGCTCGAGCGTGAGCGCGGCGTCGTGCTGGCGGAGGAGCGGACCCGCGCCGGGCCGCAGCTGAACCAGCTCGTGAACCAGCTGGACTTCCTCTACCCGGGGCAGCCGATCGGGCAGCGGCTGCCGATCGGATTGACGCAGGTCATCCAGGGCGCCCCGCGCGAGCGGCTGAAGGCCTTCTACGACGCCTACTACCGGCCCGAGCGCGCGACTCTCGTGATCGTCGGCGACTTCGACGTCGACCAGATCGAGGCCAAGATCCGCCAGCAGTTCGGCGACTGGAAGGGGGAAGGGGCCGCCGGTGCCAACGGCAGCCGCGGCACGGTTGCGACCCGCGCCGGCGACGCTCGGGTGTTCGTCGGAACAGGACTGTCGACGGCGGTATCCATCTCATGGGTCCGGCCGCCCGACCTCGATGCCGACAGCCGGCCCGAGCGCGTCCGCAACAGTCTTTCGGCGCTGGCGCTGCAGATCCTCAACCGCCGGATCGAGCGGCTGGCTGCGCTGGGCGAGAAGGCGCCACTGATCGCCGGTGGCGCCGGCCGAAGCCAACCCGCCGACATTGGCGACACCACCCAGCTCAGCGCGATCACTCGCCCCGGCGAGTGGCAGAAGGGGCTTGCCGCGATCGAGCAGGAGCAGCGCCGGCTGCTGACCTTCGGCGTGACCCAGGCCGAGATCGACCGCGAGCTGGGCGAGCGGCGAGCGGCGCTGGCCGCCTCGGTCGCCGGCGCCGACACCCGCTTCTCGAGCGGAATCGCCGACACGATCATCGCCGCGGTCGGCGACAAGGTCGTCACCCTCTCGCCGGCCGACCAGCTTGCGCTCTTCGACGAGGTGGCGCGGCAGGCGACTCCGGCCACCGTGCTGGCGGCGGTCAAGCCGCTGTTCACCGGCTCGGGCCCCCTTCTCTATCTCTCCTCCCCCACGCCCGTCATGGGAGTGACGGGCAAGCCGCCGTTGGTGCGCAGCGGCGCAAGCGCGCTCCAGGCGGCCTTCGTCGAGAGCCAGGCCGTGGCGGTCCGGCCGACCGTGTTCGCCGCCGCCCGGCCATGGCCATACACCAGCTTCGGGGTTCCCGGCCGCGTGCTCGAGCAGCGCGTGCTCGGCGACACCGGGGCGACCGCGGTGCGGTTCGCCAACGGGGTTCGGCTGATCGTCAAACCGACCGCCTTTGCCAAGGACCAGATTCTTGTCCAGGCGCGGCTCGGCGGAGGCAAGCGGGCGCTCGATCCGGCCGCGGTCAACCCGGAGTGGGCGATCGAAGGCGGCGCGGTGATCCTCGGCGGGACGGGCAAGCTCAGCTACGAGCAGATGCAGCAGACGCTTGCCGGCAAGATCGCCGGGGCGAGCCTGGCCGTCGACGACGACCGCTTCGTCCTTGCCGGGCGAACCACCCCGGCCGACCTGCCGACCCAGATGCAGCTGCTCGCCGCCAACATCGCCGATCCCGGCTGGCGCCCGACCGGCTGGGACCGCTATCGCGGGCTCGCCCCGGCGATCCAGGCACAGCTGGCGAGTTCGCCCGGCGGGGTGATGGGCCGCGATGCGCAGGCCTTGCTCCATTCGGGCGACCGCCGCTGGGCGCTCCCCTCGCTCGACCAGATGAGCGTCAGCAATATCAGCCAAGCACGCGCGCTGCTCGCCCCCGCCTTCGCCGCCGCGCCGATCGAGGTAGTGATGGTCGGCGACGTCACCGTGACCGACGCGATCCGCGCCACCCGTGCCACCTTCGGCGCGCTCCCGCGGCGCCGCGGTGAGGCCCAGGCCCACGGCCCCGATCCGCTCTTCCCCAAGCCGGGCGAAGTCACGCTGACGCACCAGGGTCGCAAGGATCAGGCGGCCGCGCTCGTCGCCTGGCCAACCGTCGGCTTCTACGGCAACAGCCGCGACGCGCGCACGCTCAACCTGCTGGCGGAGATCATCCAGCTGCGCCTCACCCAAAAAGTCCGCGAGGAGCAGGGCATCGCCTACTCGCCGAGCGCCTCGCACGCCCCGTCGGAGGTCTGGGACCGCTACGGCGTGTTCAGCGCCGCGATCGAGGCGCCGCCGGCGACACTCGCCGGCTTCGTCGACACCGTTCGCGGGATCGTCACCGACCTGCGCACCCGGCCGGTCGAGGCGGACGAGCTGCAGCGCGCGCAAAAGCCTTTGCTTGAGGGCGTGGCGCGGACCCGGCTGACCAACGCCTACTGGCTGACGAATCTCGCCGGCGCCGCCGACGACCCGCGGGTGCTGCCCAAGATCGACAGCCAGGTCGCGGGATACCGCTCGATCACCCCGGCCATGCTGCAAGCCGCGGCGCAGACCTATCTCGACACGGGCCGGGCATTCGTCATCAAGGCCGTTCCCGCCAAGCCGTAG
- a CDS encoding protein-L-isoaspartate O-methyltransferase family protein, whose amino-acid sequence MTDFADIRRRMVESQLRPQGVVDPFVLEAMSTLPREDYVPASQREVAYADAIIPLGERRGLPTCSVTGRLLNAVAARPDERVMVVGAGTGYAAALFAHMGCRVTAVENDPLFADNLARLTGVTLVSGELAAGHAANAPYDVIVIDGAIEQIPPAIVEQLGEGGRIATVLVERGVGRLTLGFKAPHGVGYSSFGDVGCPALPGFARPRVFTF is encoded by the coding sequence TTGACCGACTTTGCCGACATTCGCCGCCGCATGGTCGAGAGCCAGCTGCGTCCGCAGGGCGTCGTCGATCCGTTCGTGCTCGAGGCGATGTCGACGCTCCCGCGCGAGGACTATGTCCCCGCTTCGCAGCGAGAAGTCGCCTATGCAGATGCGATCATCCCCTTGGGCGAGCGACGGGGACTGCCGACCTGTTCGGTGACCGGGCGCCTGCTCAACGCCGTGGCGGCGCGCCCGGACGAGCGGGTGATGGTGGTCGGCGCCGGCACCGGATACGCCGCGGCGCTGTTCGCGCATATGGGCTGCAGGGTTACCGCGGTGGAGAACGATCCGCTGTTCGCCGACAATTTGGCGCGGCTGACGGGCGTCACGCTGGTCAGTGGCGAGCTGGCAGCGGGCCACGCCGCGAACGCGCCCTATGACGTGATCGTGATCGACGGCGCGATCGAGCAAATCCCGCCGGCGATCGTCGAGCAGCTCGGCGAAGGCGGCCGGATCGCAACCGTGCTCGTCGAGCGCGGGGTCGGCCGGCTTACGCTCGGCTTCAAGGCGCCGCACGGCGTCGGTTACAGCAGCTTTGGCGATGTTGGTTGTCCAGCCTTGCCCGGTTTCGCCCGTCCCCGGGTCTTCACCTTCTAA
- a CDS encoding TolC family outer membrane protein produces the protein MRLALHLASTALAMVALAGSANADTLRDALVSAYRTNPNLTAQREVVRQTDAGVAIARAAGRPQVSANIGLNRSLTRSGIIAATSGSKGPVISGGVDLSVPFFTGGRVRNGVQAARTRVEAGRSTLRAVEGDVFTQATTAYMNVIRDRAIVELNQNNVSVLETNLRATRDRFQIGDVTRTDVAQSEARLSLARSNLETVRAQLTASEETYRQVVGHDPGTLAPPPPLPPLPATSDEAVRIAIVRNPDLISITQQTRAAGYDVSVARSGRLPTLSGVASGNYVNTVAGSVGPFPRSGTETSLGVAANIPLYQGGLVAGRIRQAQAVEGQLLEQTIGTERAVVAQTGSAFAAYSAAERAIESNHVAVQANQLALTGARAENSVGTRTILDVLNAEQELLNSQVAEVSARRDAYVAGFQLLNAMGMAQVDELGLDGGPLYDPTGNYRRVANGRNDWANDKRHVPVATRTVTPQEDVPPTGVTRPR, from the coding sequence GTGCGACTTGCCCTTCACCTTGCTTCCACGGCGCTGGCGATGGTCGCGCTTGCCGGTTCGGCGAATGCCGACACGCTGCGCGACGCGCTGGTCTCAGCCTACCGCACCAACCCCAACCTGACCGCGCAGCGCGAGGTGGTCCGCCAGACTGACGCCGGCGTGGCGATCGCCCGCGCCGCCGGGCGGCCGCAGGTGAGCGCTAATATTGGCCTCAACCGCAGCCTGACCCGGAGCGGGATCATTGCGGCGACCAGCGGCAGCAAGGGGCCGGTGATCAGCGGCGGTGTCGACCTCAGCGTTCCCTTCTTCACCGGCGGCCGGGTGCGCAATGGCGTCCAGGCGGCGCGGACGCGGGTCGAGGCGGGGCGGTCCACCCTCCGCGCGGTCGAGGGCGACGTCTTCACCCAGGCGACCACCGCCTACATGAACGTGATCCGCGACCGCGCGATCGTCGAGCTCAACCAGAACAACGTCTCCGTCCTCGAGACCAACCTTCGCGCGACCCGCGACCGGTTCCAGATCGGTGACGTCACCCGCACCGACGTTGCCCAGTCGGAAGCGCGGCTGTCGCTGGCGCGGTCCAACCTTGAGACGGTCCGCGCGCAGCTGACGGCGAGCGAGGAAACCTACCGCCAGGTCGTTGGCCATGACCCGGGCACGCTGGCGCCGCCGCCGCCGCTGCCGCCGCTGCCGGCCACCTCGGACGAGGCGGTCCGCATCGCAATCGTCCGCAATCCCGACCTCATCTCCATCACCCAGCAGACCCGGGCTGCCGGCTACGACGTCTCGGTCGCGCGATCGGGACGGCTGCCGACGCTGTCCGGCGTGGCTTCGGGCAATTATGTCAACACGGTTGCGGGGTCGGTCGGTCCGTTCCCGCGCTCGGGTACCGAGACCAGTCTCGGCGTCGCCGCCAACATCCCGCTCTACCAGGGCGGGTTGGTTGCCGGCCGGATCCGCCAGGCGCAGGCCGTCGAGGGCCAGCTGCTTGAGCAGACGATCGGGACCGAGCGCGCGGTGGTGGCGCAGACCGGCTCCGCCTTCGCCGCCTATTCCGCCGCGGAGCGTGCGATCGAGAGCAACCATGTCGCGGTCCAGGCGAACCAGCTGGCGCTGACCGGCGCTCGCGCCGAGAACAGCGTCGGCACCCGCACCATCCTCGACGTGCTCAACGCCGAGCAGGAGCTGCTCAACTCGCAGGTGGCCGAGGTGAGCGCACGGCGCGATGCCTATGTCGCCGGCTTCCAGCTGCTGAACGCCATGGGCATGGCGCAGGTCGACGAGCTCGGGCTCGACGGCGGTCCGCTCTACGATCCCACCGGTAACTACCGGCGGGTGGCGAACGGGCGGAACGACTGGGCCAACGACAAGCGCCACGTGCCGGTCGCCACGCGGACGGTGACACCGCAAGAGGACGTGCCGCCGACCGGGGTGACACGGCCGCGCTGA
- a CDS encoding DUF2497 domain-containing protein produces the protein MQNPSGEPSMEDILASIKKVIAEEKELRAAAPPPAPAAAADDDVLELDELVAEEAAAEASAPLPPVTAASVESGPPLVSDDAAAASRERLAVLQQVAAAAPPVAAVNPLEQVIRDMLKPILKEWLDRHLPEIVDEHVRREIGRITGTPL, from the coding sequence ATGCAGAACCCGTCCGGCGAACCGTCGATGGAAGACATCCTCGCCTCGATCAAGAAGGTGATCGCGGAAGAGAAGGAGCTGCGCGCCGCCGCGCCGCCGCCGGCCCCTGCTGCCGCCGCCGACGACGACGTGCTGGAGCTGGACGAGCTCGTCGCGGAGGAAGCCGCCGCCGAGGCATCCGCGCCGCTGCCGCCGGTCACAGCCGCCTCCGTCGAGAGCGGCCCGCCGCTGGTCAGCGACGATGCCGCGGCCGCCAGCCGGGAGCGGCTGGCCGTGCTTCAGCAGGTCGCCGCCGCGGCCCCGCCGGTAGCCGCGGTCAACCCGCTCGAGCAGGTCATCCGCGACATGCTGAAGCCGATCCTCAAGGAATGGCTCGACCGCCACCTGCCGGAGATCGTCGACGAGCATGTCCGGCGCGAGATCGGGCGGATCACCGGCACCCCGCTCTAG